A DNA window from Hordeum vulgare subsp. vulgare chromosome 1H, MorexV3_pseudomolecules_assembly, whole genome shotgun sequence contains the following coding sequences:
- the LOC123412565 gene encoding uncharacterized protein LOC123412565, translating to MARHRGCMGTARSTANTARQREIQGRHRPIRRLGEALDVWRLYVLLSGLDLLPAVPPTRITKHPNGVHVFPAHVCRKFAAILQQSQPAKAPLERMIVKRLEFNMSVPNPYCFMRRFLKGNRV from the exons ATGGCGAGACACCGGGGCTGCATGGGCACCGCCAGGTCAACGGCTAATACGGCGAGGCAGCGCGAGATCCAGGGGCGACACCGGCCAATACGGCGACTCGGCGAGGCGCTGGATGTGTGGCGGCTGTACGTCCTCCTTTCCGGGCTCGACCTCCTGCCCGCGGTGCCCCCCACCCGCATCACCAAGCATCCCAACGGCGTCCACGTATTTCCCG CTCACGTATGCAGGAAATTCGCCGCCATCCTGCAGCAATCACAGCCCGCAAAGGCCCCGCTG GAGAGGATGATCGTCAAGAGGCTTGAGTTCAACATGTCTGTTCCTAATCCATACTGCTTCATGAGAAGGTTCCTCAAAGGCAACAGGGTCTGA